A genomic segment from Gracilimonas sediminicola encodes:
- a CDS encoding VOC family protein yields the protein MDNAKITGSAPILLVKDVEKSANYYRDKVGFSYDRFWGEPPGFCILHRNGFNLMLSRVEDERHIVPHYKVVHNMWNVYFWVDDAKKFYDELVASGAEIDYHLEEKDYGCLEFGIQDPDGYDIAFGQEL from the coding sequence ATGGATAATGCAAAAATAACAGGTAGTGCCCCCATATTGTTGGTTAAAGATGTTGAGAAATCAGCCAATTATTATCGTGATAAAGTTGGCTTCAGCTACGACCGGTTTTGGGGTGAACCTCCCGGATTTTGCATTCTTCATCGTAATGGATTCAACCTGATGCTCAGCCGGGTCGAAGATGAACGCCATATCGTTCCCCACTACAAAGTGGTTCACAACATGTGGAATGTTTACTTCTGGGTAGATGACGCCAAAAAGTTCTATGATGAGCTGGTGGCATCGGGTGCTGAAATTGACTACCACCTGGAGGAAAAAGACTATGGCTGCCTGGAGTTTGGGATTCAGGACCCGGATGGGTATGACATTGCTTTTGGACAGGAGCTTTGA
- a CDS encoding VanZ family protein: MAFFTSKRERNLWLCTFCVVSAIYATLGLSSILADIFYNELFGIILFLTCMILIGVILLTQGLQLKPHGFDIGIAIGIFVVYLFMFFRMAIPERSHLIEYSVLAVFIYEALSERRHNGRGLKFTATAAIVMTSLIGIFDESIQIFLPNRVFDPQDMLFNMLAATMAVLSVSGLRWFILWRNRNRQQR; this comes from the coding sequence ATGGCATTCTTCACTTCTAAAAGAGAACGAAACCTTTGGCTCTGCACATTCTGTGTAGTATCTGCAATATATGCCACACTTGGGCTCTCGTCGATACTGGCTGATATATTCTATAACGAACTCTTCGGTATTATACTCTTCCTCACATGTATGATACTCATCGGCGTCATATTACTTACACAGGGACTTCAACTAAAACCTCATGGGTTTGATATTGGTATAGCAATCGGAATTTTTGTTGTTTACTTATTCATGTTCTTCAGAATGGCTATTCCTGAACGCAGCCATCTTATTGAGTATAGCGTATTGGCTGTCTTTATCTATGAAGCACTATCAGAGCGCCGGCATAACGGTCGGGGCCTTAAATTCACTGCAACAGCGGCTATTGTTATGACCTCGCTGATTGGAATATTTGATGAAAGCATTCAGATATTTCTACCCAATCGTGTATTTGATCCTCAGGATATGCTCTTTAACATGCTTGCAGCAACGATGGCTGTACTATCCGTATCCGGGTTAAGATGGTTTATTCTGTGGAGAAATAGGAATCGACAGCAGCGATAA